The genomic interval GACATCGTTCGACGcgcaaaaatatttatacgatgTTTAAATGATCGAATAACTCACCCCTCGCACCTATTTATACGGCATGTTTAAGCGGATGTTCTTCAGATATCATTTCTTCTCCACAGGTCAGTTTGTCCATATCGATTCTGCTGTCGCTCACCGTGTTCTTCTTGCTTCTGGCAGAGATCATTCCTCCGACGTCATTGGTGGTGCCTCTTCTAGGAAAATTTGTCCTCTTCACGATGATATTAGATACATTTAGGTACGGTGTTGCAATATCACTTCCAAAgctttgaataaaatagataacGCGAGACGAATAACGAAGACATCAAACACGATAGAAACGGTGATATACTAACTGCGACGATCGGACCTTACTCGACTGACGCTAACCGAAGACTGCGTAGAATTCCGTGACATTGGTGCGGATTAGCGAACGAGACTCCGATGAGATCGAGCTACGAAAAGATAAACAATAACAGAATCGCGCGTCCGACACCGACGTATCATCGTCTCATGTCTCTTTTCCACAGCATATGCGTGACGGTGGTGGTGCTGAACGTGCATTTCAGATCACCGCAAACTCACACAATGGCACCATGGGTTCGCAGAGTTTTCATCCACGTTCTTCCCAGGCTGCTGGTGATGCGAAggtgatttttttacaatgGGTTGACCCGGACCTGtgagataattttcatccgtccGTCAATTTCGTTATCGCGTTTATTCACAGGCCGCAGTACCAGATCGACAAACGAAGCATAGGAGGTCATCACAACCATCGAGTAATGGTGAGGACCTGCAACGGCCTCGAGTTGAGAGACCCCTCGCTCTTCGTCGAGGCTTCGGCCTCGGAGCTCGTAGAGTCGTCGGTGTTGTTCCCAAGTCTCGATTCCCGGGACGAGTTGAATCCCcggtaattatatttttttctattgaaaaTCTGCTCGTTCCCTACCTTTATGCGATCACGGTCAACGGTGGGACTCGAAACGCACGTTTATTTCCAGCGAGTTGGAAGCAGTGAATCTCGGGAGCACGTGTAGAATCCACGGATCTCCGGCACCGGCACCGGTCGTACCTCAACCCCAGCTGCCCACACAGGAGAGCGTGGATGCACTTTGTCATTCTCTTCATCATTGGCACCACTGCCCCGAGTTGTACAAAGCCATCGAAGGGATCAGATTCATAGCCGATCAcacgaagagagaagaagattcTACCAGAGTGAGTTATCCACCTCGTACGCGTTATCCGATAACACGCGGGTATCCTTCTTCCTCGtgatttcgtgtttttttttgttaatctcTCTCATATATTTTTGTCGCAGGTAAAAGAAGACTGGAAATACGTTGCCATGGTGTTGGACAGGCTATTTCTATGGATATTCACGTTAGCCGTCGTAGTCGGTACTGCCGGTATAATTTTACAAGCCCCAACGTTGTACGACGATCGCATACCGATCGACGTTCGGTTATCAGAAATCGCGTCAACCACTGCCAAACCACACATCGCCACGATTCTCTGAGGCACGATTGCTCTCccattttcatcttcattctGAGAATAAAACCGGCTGTTTCGTACGgtagataattttattatcagtGGTAATTGAATATGTTAAATATCACCGATTCGTACAGTTACCTACCACTGGGGCGTCTACGTCTCTCGAtggtatttattatattttcaataaataaatatgtaagtGAACGGAACAATTTATCCAATGAAATATGATACTACATTCATTAAAATAGCTCAAACGGAGGGATAAATGCATAAATTATATCTGCCTAGATATTGGTCGACGGAATATTATGGTTATATTGTAAAATTGAGGAACCTGCAGCTAATTAGAGACGTAAATTATGACTAGGCCTAAgactaaataataattaatatggtGTGTGATCGTACgtatcatttttccatttattcatcGTCGAATGATTGAAGAAAGTTATCAGTGCTACGATAAAATCCATCGCGCCACGGGCACTGACGAGAAAtaagaattgagaaataaaatcagattGAATGGTGAAAGTCGCACGAATTGTATAATCAGGTTCAATTGAatggaaacattttttttcttcattttttatacacaccCTTCACCGTTGGCGGGATTTATCGTTGCAGGTTGCAGACtcaggaaaaaagaaaaattatttctcgaaaCTTTCACTACGTTGAGCCTGTAACGAAGGGGCCATATTTTCGATtgaaaagttagaaaaaagaaacaaaaaaaaattattgcatcTCTTTCTACGAGATTCTAAATATCTACACCAGGTAGACGTGAAAACTGGTATGTAATGGGGTCGGGCTTTGATTACAGCCGATCCAAATTTTATTGCTCATAAgtgtttgtaataaaaaatcgtaATCACACTCGTTTCATTACCTGTATAATTAATATGACACGACAACgatcatgaattttcaaacgacaGAAAAGTGCGTAAGAGAAAGTACTGAGTTTTGTCTTATATCAATTCGGTTACTTTGCTGTTGTTTTTTACGCTTGTTTCGATGATTGTTGCAAATATTATGTATTCAACGGCTCGGTCTTTttgtcgaaattatttttgattcgaATTGCGATTGGTCGGATTATGCGTATTCCGTAGGTtgatttgatatttatttaaagCTTCTGTAGCATGAGCCGCCCataggtgagaaaaaatttctcgattcgcccccgttgactttttttaatttcttctcaaAGATTTATTGATAGTGCAAAAAGTTATTTCATCTAATTAAGTTTGAAATAAATGTGAAATGGATTCGAAGCGAGgagatatgaataatataataaacaaTAACTGAATGAGTAAATTaagtaaatgaatgaataagtaaacaaattaataaataaataaatgaataaataaataaaagaacaatAATTACATGTTGTTGTGGAAGTAAGCACAGTGATAGTTACCTATTATAAAttaaacgattaaaaaaaacggaagaagaagaacaaaaaagctATACACGTAACAAACAACAATTATCcacaatatatacataaatagataaacaaattatataaattgatattatacatatatatatgataagaCACGTAGCAAAATATTTTATGAGGGTGTGAGTgattatttacaattaaaGCAAAgtaaattgtaataattatatactataACACAATGAAACGCAGGTCTCTGTTATTTAAGAccaagttgaaaaagaaaaatgaataaataaataaacaaattataaatGCCCCCTCGTTATAAGTCACAAGGAAGGAAGAGGAGTTTTATAAAGGTGACATACCTGAGTATATCCAtgtacattattatttatatcataAAACATATTTAATCAGGGCCTAGCACAAATACGAAAGCAATGATTACGTTATCATACAGACGCACGAGCTTATAGTTAATATTCCCAGCCAACTTTCATTATCTGAAAGGATTTTAAAAACCCTTACTTTCACCCTTGTATCTATACatcatacataatatacatacatacatatgtacacccgatcgataaaattatatacatattttatccattttctgTGATTTTTGCATTCAATTATCGAATAAGTAAGATTCGAATGACGTTATGATTTCTTACACCTTTGTAGAAATCTTTTCctccacgtatatacctatatgatcTACACCGTAGATCGACTAAAACTCTACGAACGGACGTACACGAAAATTATCCGATAATCCGTAAAGTTGTGtaagttatatacatatatatatacgtgtatatatatatatattaacgaATATGTTACAATAATGTTattaatgaatattaataaaaaaaataatactagTCATAGTAACGATattgaaataacgaaaacgattgaaataaggaaacaaaatatatatgtatatacatatatagtgaggtaaattatgtatataacaaTATGTTCATGTGAAATAggataaataatgaattaaatgTGGCAAGGGGGATGCGATTATATAAAGGGTGGTTCGATGAAAACTGGTTACCTTTTTGGCCGATGGATGAAACTTTTCATTCCgtttagaaaattgaaaatagaatccGTGGTTCGTAAAAcgccttcaaatttttttcgaattttacaaTCGACCGGTTGTTCGGATCACcctgtatataaatgtaataatatattatgaaTTGCATACGATACGTTATTGCTGCAGAATGAGTGTATTCAACatatctgattgtgagttaacGTCCGCCAATCTTTAGCTACAGTTCCAGTgacatttttccattctttatTCAAGATCTTGGCTTTTGGTTGACTGTAACGAATTAtgatttcattaaaaattcgaCTCAATAACGTGCCTGCAGCgtatatctatttttttatgcGATTACCTGCGATATTAGACGCTGTACCGTTGAtaagtatttttaatttttcaaaattgttcatGCATTCGCGTCGGTGCGATCAGCttaatttcatcgatattttagatgcttaattattattcttccaCAGTTTTCAGTGAACGATCTTTATGACGAAGCATTCGGAAGTATTGATCGTAACAAAGCAGAACGGTATCCGGTATGACTGATGTGAtgagaatttgaattttataaagaaaaatagaagaactaCCATTAACACATACCTATTATTGGGTATTATATTAAGaattatataccatatacTATATAGCCACATATACAATACACTGGTGGAAAGTTTTGGAATGGGTCATCGACCCGTGGTGGGTTGATTGAGGATAATATTATAGTCGATAATaacgctggaaaaaaaaaaacgaaaaatgataaataaatttatcgggCAGTAGTTGAGCGGTACTCTGCAGAAAGTTcactgaattttttgttttctttcccATTTAATCGTTCAGCGAAAATAACATTTTATTTACACTATACGTTCATCTGAGTGCACAATTTGTTGTAAAGATTTTTGTTGATATCGAATAGTTCGATAACTTTATCGCCGAATTGGTAATAGgtgtaattgaataatatccaggtgaaaaaaaaatgcagatgaTTCATTAGAGAAGTAGACTATGATTTTAGATTTCTTATTTTGCAACCTTTATGGCGCTGAACTATGTAGGTTCCATGTcgttacataaaattttttcatctattctttttcgtatgttcttatattatacctgatAATTTCTGACACGAGTATCAGCTACATAAAGGTTGAGAAGAATTATGGCAATTAGGGTATTATAGATTTCTTAGGTCTGCGTACGTCATCGTCTGTTTATCCGATGAACTGTAAGaagacattggaaattttttgataactttttcttttacgagTTCGgtaatattatttgaaatttggatcAGATTAACGTtatcaacgttgaaaattttacccatAGAAATTCATGAACCACCGTACAAAAATGATATTGTTTTAATCGTCATTGTTATTACCATACGGTACCGCATCTATATAATTGATGTTAAATATGAACAGTTAAATCAATAATTCACTAACAAAGTAACAATATGAAACAGTGGCTGTGTTTCCAAACCCGAAACTCGGTAAGAAGAAATATTACTTGCGGTTGGTTGGCAACACAACCTTATACTGAAGCATCTGGTCGGCCtcgattattatacaaatGTGTACGTCTTTTAAAAATGACTTAattatacgaaaaataaataaataaaataataaataaataaaaagaaataattatctaGAAATGCG from Athalia rosae chromosome 6, iyAthRosa1.1, whole genome shotgun sequence carries:
- the LOC105692170 gene encoding acetylcholine receptor subunit alpha-like — its product is MMKSLVGIMWIVLVLISGCSGNPDAKRLYDDLLSNYNKLVRPVVNVTDALTVKIKLKLSQLIDVNLKNQIMTTNLWVEQSWYDYKLKWDPKEYGGVEMLHVPSDHIWRPDIVLYNNADGNFEVTLATKATLNYTGRVEWKPPAIYKSSCEIDVEYFPFDEQTCVMKFGSWTYDGFQVDLRHIDEVRGSNVVEIGVDLSEFYTSVEWDILEVPAVRNEKFYTCCDEPYLDITFNITMRRKTLFYTVNLIIPCMGISFLTVLVFYLPSDSGEKVSLSISILLSLTVFFLLLAEIIPPTSLVVPLLGKFVLFTMILDTFSICVTVVVLNVHFRSPQTHTMAPWVRRVFIHVLPRLLVMRRPQYQIDKRSIGGHHNHRVMVRTCNGLELRDPSLFVEASASELVESSVLFPSLDSRDELNPRELEAVNLGSTCRIHGSPAPAPVVPQPQLPTQESVDALCHSLHHWHHCPELYKAIEGIRFIADHTKREEDSTRVKEDWKYVAMVLDRLFLWIFTLAVVVGTAGIILQAPTLYDDRIPIDVRLSEIASTTAKPHIATIL